In one Gemmatimonadales bacterium genomic region, the following are encoded:
- a CDS encoding M20/M25/M40 family metallo-hydrolase: MTDVVALAAELVSLESPTGAEGPAVDFVARWLVSRGWNVTVQEVTDGRGNVWASRAGGGVTFSTHLDTVPPFVRPDLRDDRLYGRGACDAKGIAAAMLVAAERLAARGEDRVDLLFVVGEEHGSDGARAANRLPATSRFLIFGEPTESKLATGARGSLRVTLRTKGRAAHSAYPDLGQSAIVPMLAILQDIQGLPLPTDEILGATTVNVGTIKGGTEANVIPDACEAELMFRLAGDVEQLKRVVEGCVTGRAEIGYGSYTPPAPRCHTVPGFATAPVAYATDVPLLDRWGTPLLFGPGSIHVAHTAEEYIEVRELTESVDAYERLAGILLAT; the protein is encoded by the coding sequence ATGACCGACGTCGTGGCGCTCGCGGCCGAACTCGTCTCCCTGGAGTCCCCCACCGGCGCCGAAGGGCCGGCGGTGGATTTCGTGGCTCGCTGGCTAGTCTCCCGCGGGTGGAACGTCACCGTCCAGGAAGTGACCGATGGGCGGGGCAATGTCTGGGCCTCGCGCGCGGGTGGCGGGGTCACTTTCTCCACCCATCTCGATACGGTGCCGCCGTTCGTGCGGCCCGACCTCCGCGACGACCGCCTCTACGGCCGCGGCGCGTGCGATGCCAAGGGGATCGCCGCCGCGATGCTGGTCGCCGCCGAGCGGCTCGCGGCGCGCGGCGAGGACCGGGTGGACCTGCTCTTCGTGGTGGGCGAGGAGCATGGCTCCGACGGCGCGCGCGCGGCGAACCGGCTCCCCGCGACCAGCCGCTTCCTCATCTTCGGCGAGCCGACCGAGAGCAAGCTCGCCACCGGCGCCCGCGGGTCGCTACGGGTCACGCTGCGCACCAAGGGCCGCGCCGCGCACTCCGCCTATCCCGACCTCGGCCAGTCCGCGATCGTGCCGATGCTGGCCATCCTCCAGGACATCCAGGGCCTCCCGCTCCCCACCGATGAGATCCTCGGCGCCACGACGGTCAACGTCGGCACGATCAAGGGCGGCACCGAAGCCAACGTGATTCCGGACGCATGCGAGGCCGAGCTGATGTTCCGTCTGGCCGGGGACGTCGAGCAGCTGAAGCGCGTGGTAGAGGGGTGCGTCACGGGGCGCGCGGAGATCGGGTACGGCTCGTACACGCCGCCCGCGCCGCGCTGCCACACGGTGCCGGGCTTCGCGACGGCGCCGGTCGCGTATGCCACCGACGTCCCGCTGCTCGACCGATGGGGAACACCGCTGCTCTTCGGGCCGGGGTCCATTCATGTCGCGCACACCGCCGAGGAGTACATCGAGGTGCGGGAGCTGACGGAGAGCGTGGACGCGTATGAGCGCCTTGCCGGTATCCTCCTTGCGACTTGA
- the asd gene encoding aspartate-semialdehyde dehydrogenase encodes MPHVPATRIPVAVLGATGAVGQTFVQLLEHHPWFRLAAVAASERSAGKKYREATRWIGGDLPAGAADLPVLRCDPAAFDAPVVFSALDAGVAGEIETAFARAGRVVLSNARSFRMERDVPLVIPEINADHLALLDAQRRARGWDGAIVTNANCATIVIAMALAPLHEAFGVRQVFAMTMQAVSGAGYPGVPSLDILGNVIPFIAGEEEKIESETRKILGWLDGDSVSAAPFEVSAQANRVPVEHGHTACLSVALNEKAAPDEALGALRAWRGAVEDLDLPSAPKPPLIVTDAPDRPQPRRDAGAGAGMAVTVGRVRKDPILDLRLVATGHNTIRGAAGASILNAELMVARGMIRGV; translated from the coding sequence ATGCCGCACGTCCCGGCGACCAGGATCCCGGTCGCCGTCCTCGGCGCGACGGGCGCGGTCGGGCAGACGTTCGTCCAGCTGCTGGAGCACCATCCGTGGTTCCGGCTCGCCGCGGTCGCGGCGTCCGAGCGCTCGGCGGGGAAGAAGTATCGGGAGGCGACCCGCTGGATCGGTGGTGATCTGCCGGCGGGTGCGGCGGACCTGCCCGTCCTCCGGTGCGATCCCGCCGCGTTCGACGCGCCGGTGGTGTTCTCCGCGCTGGACGCCGGTGTCGCGGGAGAGATTGAAACCGCGTTCGCGCGCGCGGGCCGCGTGGTGCTCAGCAACGCGCGCAGCTTCCGCATGGAGCGCGACGTCCCGCTCGTCATCCCGGAGATCAACGCGGACCATCTCGCGCTGCTCGATGCGCAGCGTAGGGCACGCGGCTGGGACGGCGCCATCGTCACCAACGCCAATTGCGCGACGATCGTCATCGCGATGGCGCTGGCGCCGCTCCACGAGGCGTTCGGCGTGCGGCAGGTGTTCGCGATGACGATGCAGGCGGTCTCGGGCGCGGGGTATCCGGGCGTTCCTTCCCTCGACATCCTCGGCAATGTCATCCCGTTCATCGCCGGCGAGGAGGAGAAGATCGAGAGCGAGACGCGGAAGATCCTCGGCTGGCTGGACGGCGATTCGGTGAGCGCGGCGCCATTCGAAGTGAGCGCGCAGGCCAACCGCGTGCCGGTCGAGCACGGCCACACGGCGTGTCTTTCGGTGGCGCTTAACGAGAAAGCGGCGCCGGACGAGGCGCTGGGGGCGTTGCGCGCGTGGCGCGGCGCGGTGGAGGATCTCGACCTGCCGAGCGCGCCGAAGCCGCCGCTCATCGTGACGGATGCACCGGACCGTCCCCAGCCCCGCCGCGACGCCGGGGCTGGCGCCGGCATGGCGGTCACCGTGGGCCGGGTGCGCAAGGACCCGATCCTCGACCTCAGGCTGGTGGCGACGGGGCACAACACCATTCGCGGCGCGGCGGGCGCGTCGATCCTCAACGCCGAGCTGATGGTGGCGCGCGGCATGATCCGCGGCGTGTGA
- the lysC gene encoding lysine-sensitive aspartokinase 3, giving the protein MIVVKFGGTSVGDAEAIRRSAAIVRTRLDRKPIVVVSALAGTTNALLAIAEHAVKGRLIVAVREVEGLRERHLTAADDLLGSGAPADEVRGDISATCDELASLAEALSVLGHVTPRSQDAVAAIGEQLSPGLVTAAFAACGLPVELVDARRVMITDEQFTRATPKPDAIARAGRETLLPLVEQGRVPVLGGFIGATEQGITTTLGRGGSDYSASLIGAALEVEAIEIWTDVDGMLTADPRVVPAARLLEQVRFDEASELATFGAKVLHPATIAPAVGRGIPVHVYNSRRPDGKGTRITTDAPRRPVTALAGRRGVAVLKVQSSRMLNAHGFLGRLFEIFARHQVAVDVVATSEVSVSLTVDGAARLDGLVVDLATLGDVSVERNRAILAVVGAGLGDHSATMAHAIAALGDIPVRMVSLSATGINLTIIVDDDLLEPGMRRLHAALLEPSAAM; this is encoded by the coding sequence GTGATCGTCGTCAAGTTCGGCGGGACGTCGGTGGGTGACGCCGAGGCCATCCGGCGTTCGGCGGCCATCGTTCGCACCCGGCTGGACCGAAAGCCCATCGTGGTGGTCTCCGCGCTCGCGGGGACGACCAACGCGCTGCTCGCCATTGCCGAGCACGCGGTGAAGGGCCGGCTCATCGTGGCGGTGCGTGAGGTGGAGGGGTTGCGCGAGCGGCACCTCACCGCGGCCGACGATCTGCTGGGAAGTGGCGCCCCGGCGGATGAAGTGCGAGGCGATATAAGCGCGACGTGCGACGAGTTGGCGAGCCTCGCCGAGGCACTCTCAGTGCTCGGGCACGTCACGCCGCGCAGCCAGGACGCCGTCGCCGCCATCGGCGAGCAGCTGTCGCCGGGGCTCGTGACGGCGGCGTTCGCGGCGTGCGGGCTTCCCGTGGAGCTGGTGGATGCGCGGCGGGTCATGATCACCGACGAACAGTTCACTCGAGCCACACCGAAGCCCGACGCGATCGCGCGGGCGGGGCGCGAGACGCTGCTCCCGCTGGTCGAGCAGGGTCGCGTTCCGGTACTGGGCGGCTTCATCGGGGCGACGGAGCAGGGGATCACGACCACGCTGGGTCGCGGCGGCTCCGACTACAGCGCCTCGCTCATCGGGGCGGCGCTCGAAGTTGAGGCGATCGAGATCTGGACCGACGTGGACGGCATGCTCACCGCCGATCCACGCGTCGTGCCGGCGGCGCGCCTGCTCGAGCAGGTGCGCTTCGATGAGGCGTCGGAGCTGGCCACCTTCGGGGCCAAGGTGCTCCATCCCGCGACCATCGCGCCCGCGGTGGGGCGCGGGATCCCGGTTCACGTGTACAACTCCCGCCGGCCCGACGGCAAGGGGACGCGCATCACCACTGACGCCCCGCGCCGCCCGGTGACGGCGCTCGCCGGCCGGCGAGGTGTGGCGGTGCTGAAGGTGCAGTCGTCGCGGATGCTCAACGCGCACGGGTTCCTGGGCCGCCTCTTCGAGATCTTCGCGCGGCACCAGGTCGCGGTGGACGTGGTGGCTACTTCGGAGGTGTCCGTCTCTCTCACGGTGGACGGTGCGGCGCGGCTCGACGGGCTCGTGGTGGACCTCGCGACCCTGGGCGACGTCTCAGTCGAGCGTAACCGCGCGATCCTCGCGGTGGTGGGCGCGGGCCTCGGCGATCACAGCGCGACCATGGCGCATGCGATCGCCGCGCTGGGAGACATCCCCGTGCGCATGGTCTCGTTGAGCGCGACGGGGATCAATCTCACGATCATCGTGGACGATGATCTGCTGGAGCCAGGGATGCGCAGGCTGCACGCGGCTCTGTTGGAGCCGTCCGCGGCGATGTGA
- the msrA gene encoding peptide-methionine (S)-S-oxide reductase MsrA: protein MTTLKEIGVGANGRETATLAGGCFWCLEAVFEQLRGVERVVSGYAGGTVANPSYERVCAGATGHAEVVQVTFDPRAVSFKHLLEVFFTIHDPTTLDRQGNDAGTQYRSAIFYHSPEQKATAEGVVAELTAQKVWDAPIVTKISPLATFYPAEDYHQGYYRNNPGQGYCRAVIAPKVAKLRKVYFEKLKKA from the coding sequence ATGACGACTCTGAAGGAGATCGGAGTGGGAGCGAACGGACGGGAGACCGCGACGCTGGCGGGCGGGTGCTTCTGGTGCCTCGAGGCCGTCTTCGAGCAGCTGCGCGGCGTCGAGCGCGTGGTTTCGGGCTACGCGGGAGGGACGGTGGCGAATCCGTCGTACGAGCGCGTCTGCGCGGGCGCGACGGGTCACGCCGAAGTCGTGCAGGTCACGTTCGACCCGCGAGCCGTCTCCTTCAAGCACCTGCTCGAGGTCTTCTTCACGATCCACGACCCCACGACGCTCGATCGCCAGGGGAACGACGCCGGCACGCAGTATCGCTCGGCCATCTTCTACCACTCTCCAGAGCAGAAGGCGACGGCCGAGGGCGTGGTTGCGGAGCTCACGGCCCAGAAGGTTTGGGATGCGCCGATCGTGACCAAGATCTCACCACTCGCGACGTTCTACCCCGCCGAGGATTACCACCAAGGCTATTACCGGAACAATCCGGGGCAGGGGTATTGCCGGGCGGTGATCGCGCCCAAGGTGGCCAAGCTGAGGAAGGTGTACTTCGAGAAGTTGAAAAAGGCCTGA
- a CDS encoding ABC transporter permease — protein MAEPAAWPVETAAAGRRGRLAGALDATWELARDAFREIGAHKVRSVLTLSGIVFGCASVVAMTSLAAAVKTMAYDELRRMGLPRSFSLYDGSPRSDSRRAADLMHPGLKAADLEALRRVPGVESVYGNVAGQDMIVATPLGQRRLQVRGVDAGYLEQRHWPVIQGRTLVPLDIIGRSRVAVVGSALVEDLFGSADPVGRTLTIDAVRFTVVGVNAPLPLEFIPVDFSFTARRIYIPYTYLSRYQMGEGRVGSVTVTVAADADFPSTMQSGRAALRQRHGVEDFNLQNDAAEVAENLALADNVLKGWNGVLFAIAGVTMIVGGIGLFSVLLISVRERVREIGIRKALGADDEEIKALFLAEALTLAASGALVGIAGGAGLIFVTQQIAQQFGRHFTIPINVPGVVMSVFFAVVVGLLFGWYPARRASRFNPIEAIYEV, from the coding sequence ATGGCTGAGCCGGCGGCTTGGCCGGTGGAGACCGCCGCGGCCGGGCGCCGGGGCCGACTCGCGGGCGCGCTCGATGCGACGTGGGAGCTGGCACGCGACGCCTTCCGCGAGATCGGCGCGCACAAGGTGCGCTCGGTCCTCACCCTCTCCGGTATCGTATTCGGGTGCGCGTCCGTCGTGGCGATGACGTCGCTCGCCGCCGCGGTGAAGACGATGGCCTACGACGAGCTTCGGCGAATGGGCCTGCCGAGGAGCTTCTCGTTGTACGACGGGAGCCCGCGCAGCGACAGCCGCCGCGCCGCCGACCTCATGCATCCCGGCCTCAAAGCCGCCGACCTCGAGGCGCTGCGCCGCGTGCCGGGGGTCGAGTCGGTGTACGGCAACGTCGCCGGCCAGGACATGATAGTTGCCACGCCACTCGGCCAGCGGCGCCTCCAGGTCCGCGGCGTGGACGCTGGGTACCTCGAACAGCGGCACTGGCCCGTCATCCAGGGCCGCACCCTCGTGCCGCTCGACATCATCGGGCGCTCGCGCGTCGCCGTGGTCGGCTCGGCGCTCGTCGAGGACCTCTTCGGCAGCGCGGACCCCGTCGGCCGTACCCTCACGATCGACGCCGTGCGGTTCACGGTGGTGGGTGTCAACGCGCCGCTCCCCCTCGAGTTCATCCCGGTCGATTTCAGCTTCACGGCCCGGCGGATCTACATCCCCTACACGTACCTCAGCCGCTATCAGATGGGCGAGGGCCGGGTGGGGAGCGTGACCGTCACCGTCGCGGCGGATGCGGACTTCCCGAGCACCATGCAGTCGGGGCGCGCGGCGCTCCGGCAGCGGCACGGCGTCGAGGACTTCAACCTTCAGAACGACGCCGCCGAGGTGGCCGAGAACCTCGCGCTGGCGGACAACGTCCTGAAGGGGTGGAACGGCGTGCTATTCGCCATCGCAGGCGTGACGATGATCGTGGGCGGCATAGGGCTCTTCAGCGTGCTGCTGATCTCGGTGCGCGAGCGGGTGCGCGAGATCGGCATCCGCAAGGCGCTGGGCGCGGACGACGAGGAGATCAAGGCGTTGTTCCTGGCCGAGGCGCTCACGTTGGCGGCGAGCGGCGCGCTGGTCGGCATCGCGGGAGGCGCGGGCCTCATCTTCGTCACCCAGCAGATCGCGCAGCAGTTCGGGCGGCACTTCACGATCCCGATCAACGTGCCCGGCGTGGTGATGTCGGTCTTCTTCGCGGTGGTGGTCGGGCTGCTGTTCGGCTGGTATCCGGCGCGGCGGGCCTCGCGGTTCAATCCGATCGAGGCGATCTACGAGGTCTAG
- a CDS encoding ABC transporter permease yields MTFAEALLTGLDEARRHWGQTVLSLLGLILGTASIVTVLALFGGQTALTTQFLNEVGGAGTIIARNRDMAITPTARELRSDRLTYRDAQMLKDRAHTLLAVSPGWSHELPYRAGGVSFDGEVIGTVPDYAFINDIRPLVGRFLGDLDVRRRARVAVLGWKYADSLFGDPERALNQLVNIGGKNYVVVGVMEREEFKFAVWEDNALEYRNRRAYIPITTGIANLSGNDRLDFMTLKARPQDGARVAEAEVRTLLAMRHGVEDFELQPSGQGAGGDNTQFLMLINFIFLVVGAVSLFTGGIVIANILLASVVERVREFGTRMALGATGVGIFAHVLAQVVVVAVLGGLAGLGLGTALTGLVAHFMQVPAVVSPFVAGLALATALATGLVAGTFPAIQAARLSPVEALRYG; encoded by the coding sequence GTGACTTTCGCGGAGGCGCTGCTCACCGGTCTCGACGAAGCGCGGCGGCATTGGGGCCAGACCGTCCTCTCGCTGCTGGGCCTCATTCTCGGCACCGCGAGCATCGTCACGGTGCTGGCGCTGTTCGGCGGGCAGACGGCGCTCACCACCCAGTTCCTCAACGAAGTGGGCGGCGCCGGGACGATCATCGCGCGCAACCGCGACATGGCGATCACGCCAACCGCGCGCGAGCTCCGCTCCGACCGCCTCACCTACCGCGACGCCCAGATGCTGAAGGACCGCGCCCACACGCTCCTCGCGGTGAGCCCCGGCTGGAGCCACGAGCTGCCCTACCGCGCGGGCGGCGTCAGCTTCGACGGCGAAGTGATCGGCACGGTGCCGGACTACGCCTTCATCAACGACATCCGGCCGCTGGTGGGCCGCTTCCTCGGCGATCTGGACGTCCGTCGGCGGGCACGGGTCGCGGTGCTGGGCTGGAAGTACGCGGACTCGCTGTTCGGGGACCCCGAGCGTGCCCTCAACCAGCTCGTCAACATCGGCGGGAAGAACTACGTGGTGGTGGGCGTGATGGAGCGCGAGGAGTTCAAGTTCGCGGTCTGGGAGGATAACGCGCTCGAGTACCGCAACCGCCGCGCTTACATCCCCATCACCACCGGGATCGCCAACCTGTCGGGTAACGACCGCCTCGACTTCATGACGCTGAAGGCGCGGCCGCAGGACGGCGCCAGGGTCGCGGAGGCGGAAGTGCGCACCCTGCTTGCGATGCGCCACGGCGTGGAGGACTTCGAGCTTCAGCCCTCCGGCCAGGGCGCCGGCGGCGACAACACCCAGTTCCTGATGCTCATCAACTTCATCTTCCTGGTGGTAGGCGCGGTGTCGCTCTTCACCGGCGGCATCGTGATCGCGAACATCCTGCTCGCCTCCGTCGTGGAGCGGGTGCGCGAGTTCGGCACCCGCATGGCGCTGGGCGCCACGGGAGTCGGCATCTTCGCGCACGTGCTCGCGCAGGTGGTGGTCGTGGCGGTGCTGGGCGGCCTCGCCGGCCTCGGCCTCGGCACCGCGCTCACCGGACTGGTCGCGCACTTCATGCAGGTGCCGGCCGTGGTGAGCCCCTTCGTCGCCGGCCTCGCGCTCGCGACGGCGCTCGCCACCGGCCTCGTCGCCGGCACTTTCCCCGCGATCCAGGCGGCGAGGCTCTCGCCGGTCGAGGCACTGCGCTATGGCTGA
- a CDS encoding ABC transporter ATP-binding protein, translating into MPLIHANGLEKTYRLGRVDVPALRGADCDIEAGEFVAITGPSGSGKSTLMHILGCLDTPTAGSYELDGQDVSRLRGKTLAHVRNRKVGFVFQTFNLMPRLNVLENVALPLQYRGGIPRAERKSRARAILARLGMGDRMDHRPDELSGGERQRVAIARALVGEPAILMADEPTGNLDSQSGAEVMKTFRELHEAGHTILLVTHDSKVAAEAHRTIHISDGRVV; encoded by the coding sequence GTGCCACTTATACACGCGAACGGCCTGGAGAAGACCTACCGCCTGGGCCGGGTTGACGTGCCGGCGCTGCGGGGCGCCGACTGCGACATCGAGGCGGGCGAGTTCGTCGCGATCACCGGCCCTTCCGGCTCCGGCAAGAGCACCCTCATGCACATACTCGGCTGCCTGGACACGCCCACGGCCGGCAGCTACGAGCTGGACGGACAGGACGTGAGCCGCCTCCGGGGCAAGACGCTGGCGCACGTGCGGAACAGGAAGGTCGGCTTCGTCTTCCAGACCTTCAACCTGATGCCGCGGCTCAACGTGCTCGAGAACGTCGCGCTCCCGCTCCAGTATCGCGGCGGGATCCCTCGCGCGGAGCGGAAGTCCCGGGCGCGCGCCATCCTCGCGCGGCTCGGCATGGGCGACCGGATGGATCACCGTCCGGACGAGCTGTCGGGTGGGGAGCGGCAGCGGGTGGCGATCGCGCGCGCGCTGGTCGGCGAGCCGGCCATCCTCATGGCCGACGAACCCACCGGCAACCTGGACTCGCAGTCCGGCGCCGAGGTGATGAAGACCTTTCGCGAGTTGCACGAGGCGGGCCACACCATCCTTCTCGTCACCCACGACTCCAAGGTCGCCGCCGAGGCGCACCGCACCATCCACATCTCCGACGGTCGCGTAGTGTGA
- a CDS encoding efflux RND transporter periplasmic adaptor subunit, with protein sequence MRHHPMLALLPLLALAACSKASGEGGDSPYPFKVGFADRGDIHVTIEETGVVEPDRQIVVKSPISGIVRRLLVGEGDVVRAGQLLATVVPDIAQANQLAQMRSDVTSARIARDNARRDYDRAQGLTVGTMITQQQIEEKRAAIEQAENTLHRVQNQLRLVEESGVVANDSSQLASIRAPAAGVVILRGVEEGETVVGGTSAFGGGTEMFTIGDLSVLIVKAAVNEVDIGKVARGERVQLNVDAFPDDTVEGVVRLVPPAARQQDRVRVFDVEVEVRGRQSVLRPGMTANVRIAGPTRRNVVRVPVEAIIYQEGKPVVFKVSGGEAHATPVTLGLSDIAHVEITGPGIAPGDSVALEDPVAAADRAKSVRRTS encoded by the coding sequence ATGCGCCATCACCCGATGCTCGCCCTCCTGCCGCTGCTGGCCCTCGCCGCATGCTCCAAGGCTAGCGGCGAGGGCGGTGACTCGCCCTACCCCTTCAAGGTCGGCTTCGCCGACCGTGGCGACATCCACGTAACCATTGAGGAAACCGGTGTGGTCGAGCCCGACCGCCAGATCGTCGTCAAGTCGCCGATCTCCGGGATCGTGCGCCGGCTGCTGGTGGGCGAGGGAGACGTGGTTCGCGCGGGCCAACTCCTCGCCACCGTCGTTCCCGACATCGCGCAGGCCAACCAGCTCGCCCAGATGCGGAGTGACGTCACTTCCGCCCGCATCGCGCGGGACAACGCCCGTCGCGACTACGACCGCGCGCAAGGGCTCACCGTCGGCACGATGATCACCCAGCAGCAGATCGAGGAAAAACGAGCGGCGATCGAGCAGGCTGAGAACACCCTGCACCGCGTACAGAACCAGCTCCGGCTCGTGGAAGAGAGCGGCGTGGTCGCTAACGATTCGTCGCAGCTCGCTTCGATCCGCGCGCCCGCCGCCGGCGTGGTGATCCTGCGCGGCGTCGAAGAGGGCGAAACCGTCGTGGGCGGCACCAGCGCCTTCGGCGGCGGTACCGAGATGTTCACCATCGGCGACCTCTCGGTGCTGATCGTGAAGGCGGCGGTGAATGAAGTTGACATCGGAAAGGTGGCGCGTGGTGAGCGCGTGCAGCTCAACGTGGACGCCTTCCCCGACGACACGGTCGAGGGCGTCGTGCGGCTCGTCCCACCCGCGGCGCGCCAGCAGGACCGCGTGCGGGTCTTCGACGTCGAGGTCGAGGTGCGTGGACGCCAGAGCGTGCTGCGCCCCGGCATGACCGCCAACGTGCGCATCGCCGGCCCGACGCGGCGGAACGTGGTGCGCGTCCCGGTCGAGGCAATCATCTACCAGGAAGGAAAGCCGGTCGTCTTCAAGGTCTCGGGCGGTGAGGCGCACGCGACTCCCGTCACGCTCGGCCTTTCCGACATCGCGCACGTCGAGATCACCGGACCAGGCATCGCGCCGGGCGACTCGGTGGCCCTCGAGGACCCGGTCGCGGCGGCCGACCGGGCCAAGAGCGTGCGGCGGACGTCGTAG
- a CDS encoding redoxin domain-containing protein gives MQRRSSVLFAAIGLAASASAARAQAAPAAQATPPLEIGAVAPDFALPGATRFGVLQDPIRLSDFRGKTVVLAFYFRSRTRGUTVQMNAYRDQYAQLFRDGRNVVLIAISADPDTMQAAWARESEFPFLFASDSGAVVGRAYGALASRPTMTNRNLFVVGPDGRIAYRAVPFREVDPTAYTELGQAIDRTVPAAGN, from the coding sequence ATGCAGCGACGCTCTTCCGTGCTCTTTGCCGCCATCGGCCTCGCGGCCTCCGCCTCGGCCGCTCGCGCCCAGGCGGCTCCAGCGGCCCAGGCCACGCCCCCGCTCGAGATCGGCGCGGTGGCGCCGGACTTCGCGCTGCCCGGCGCGACCCGTTTCGGGGTCCTGCAGGACCCGATCCGCCTCAGCGACTTTCGGGGGAAGACCGTGGTCCTGGCGTTCTACTTCCGATCGCGAACGCGTGGCTGAACCGTTCAAATGAACGCGTACCGTGATCAGTACGCGCAGCTATTCAGGGACGGCCGTAACGTGGTGCTCATCGCCATTAGCGCGGACCCCGATACGATGCAGGCGGCGTGGGCACGGGAGAGCGAGTTCCCGTTCCTCTTCGCGAGTGATTCGGGCGCGGTGGTGGGGCGTGCGTACGGCGCGCTGGCCTCGCGGCCGACCATGACGAACCGGAATCTCTTCGTGGTGGGGCCGGATGGCAGGATCGCGTACCGGGCGGTGCCGTTCCGGGAGGTGGATCCGACGGCGTACACCGAGCTGGGGCAGGCGATCGATAGGACTGTGCCGGCGGCAGGGAACTGA
- a CDS encoding TlpA disulfide reductase family protein has translation MSRTLQTTLALAALATATALTCPRVLAAQDEVIGIALGATPPAVQVEDLDGQAADFSAFVGRRPVLVEFWATWCTNCRALLPKMEAAYQRYGRRVDFVVVGVGVNQTRNTMRRHLETHRMPFRFFFDATGSAVRAFEAPATSYVVALDARGRVVYTGVGPDQDIEAAVRRAVGERR, from the coding sequence GTGAGTAGGACCCTCCAGACCACGCTCGCGCTAGCCGCGCTCGCGACCGCGACCGCCCTTACCTGCCCTCGCGTACTCGCCGCGCAGGACGAAGTGATCGGCATCGCCCTCGGCGCGACGCCGCCGGCCGTGCAAGTCGAGGACCTGGACGGGCAGGCGGCGGATTTCTCGGCGTTCGTGGGGCGCCGTCCCGTGCTGGTCGAGTTCTGGGCGACCTGGTGCACGAACTGCCGGGCACTGTTGCCGAAGATGGAGGCCGCATATCAGCGGTATGGCCGGCGCGTGGATTTCGTCGTGGTGGGAGTGGGCGTCAACCAGACGCGGAACACGATGCGCCGTCACCTCGAGACCCACCGGATGCCATTCCGGTTCTTCTTCGATGCCACCGGGAGCGCGGTGCGCGCGTTCGAGGCCCCGGCGACGTCCTACGTGGTGGCGCTGGACGCTCGGGGACGCGTGGTGTACACCGGGGTCGGTCCGGACCAGGATATCGAGGCGGCAGTGCGGAGGGCGGTGGGGGAAAGGCGTTGA
- a CDS encoding cytochrome c biogenesis protein CcdA: MPAILATLQGLSESLHHRPLTAAAALFGAGLVTSLTPCVYPMIPITAGLLAGSARQNASRARTIGLTLTYACGLALFYALLGLLAGLTGSLFGTIGSNPWVRFATGNLLLLFALAMLDVIPVSAPQRLVAWARSLGGGSYPAVFLLGATSGIVAAPCGAPAFAAVLTWVASTKSAALGFIYLFVFSLGMTALLIVVGLSSGTLAALPRSGRWMLWIKRAAGLVLLGMAEYYFIQMGTVL; encoded by the coding sequence ATGCCCGCGATCCTCGCCACGCTGCAGGGCCTTTCGGAGTCCCTCCACCACCGTCCCCTGACGGCGGCGGCGGCGCTGTTCGGCGCGGGCCTCGTCACGAGCCTCACCCCGTGCGTCTATCCGATGATCCCCATCACCGCCGGGCTCCTGGCCGGCAGCGCCCGCCAGAACGCATCACGGGCGAGGACCATCGGCCTCACGCTTACGTACGCCTGCGGCCTCGCGCTCTTCTACGCGCTGCTCGGGCTGCTGGCCGGGCTCACCGGCTCGCTGTTCGGCACCATCGGGTCGAATCCCTGGGTGCGCTTCGCAACCGGGAACCTTCTACTCCTCTTCGCGCTTGCCATGCTCGACGTCATCCCTGTCTCCGCGCCTCAGCGGCTCGTGGCCTGGGCTAGAAGCCTCGGCGGAGGTTCGTATCCCGCGGTCTTCCTCCTCGGCGCGACATCAGGCATCGTGGCCGCGCCGTGCGGTGCTCCGGCGTTCGCCGCGGTGCTCACCTGGGTCGCCTCGACGAAGAGCGCGGCGCTCGGCTTCATCTACCTCTTCGTGTTCTCGCTGGGCATGACGGCGCTGCTGATCGTAGTGGGCCTCTCGTCGGGAACGCTCGCCGCGCTGCCACGCTCCGGCCGATGGATGCTGTGGATCAAACGAGCGGCGGGACTCGTCTTGCTCGGTATGGCCGAGTACTACTTCATACAGATGGGAACTGTCCTGTGA